TGTTGACGGCGGTCTGCTGAGAGCGGACGGAGCGGACGGAAGTCATCCCGCCACCACCGCCAGCGCTGGGGGAGCCGTTGCCCTTGGCCCCGAAGGTGCCATCCGCGACCAGCTCGTACAGGATGTCGCCGGGGCAGGACGTGGAGACGAAATCCCGGTGACCCCGGATCGCGCTGCCGACGCCGCGCGCCATGAGGTAGGTACGCAGGTCACGCACGGCCTGGATATGGCCATCGGTCGGCTGCTCGTCACCGCCGAGCATCAGCGTGACCGAGTACCACTGCGAGTTGCCGCTCGTTGTCCCCTGCGCGGCCTGGTAGCGGCCGAGTCCGCGGCCGGTGAAAACCTCACCGTGTCGGCAGGCGCCCCAGGAGTAGCCCAGGTCCGCCCAGCCGTTGGAGTTCATGTGGTCCCGGCGAACCCGCTTCCAGTACGCGATGCAGTCGGCGTGCTTGCGCAGGCGAGTCGCCGGGCCGTTGTAGTGGATGACCAAGCCCCGAGTGGGAGATGCGCCGGATGCGCCACTTGGGCCCCAGCCGAAGTAGGAGCGGGGTCGAAGAATCAAGTAGAGCCTCTTTCTGGGCAAGAAGAAGGCCCGCTCGTTGGCGGGCCGTGTGGAAGAAGTTCTAGGAGGAAGGGGGAGGCTGGCGGCTGAGAGAGTCCACCTGGCCAGCGAGCCCGTTCACCCGGTGGGTGAGGCCCTTGACGGCTTCCTCCGTGCGCTTGGCGGAGTCCTTGAGGGAGCTGCCGTCGTTGTGTTCGACCTCGTGCTTGACGTCCGCAAGGCCGGATTCGAGGGAAGCGACTCGCTGCATGAGCCCGGGCCGCCCTTCTTCGAGCCCAGGGCGCGGAGGCTCACCGACGAGGTCGTCCACGAGGTGACCGAGTTGGCGCAGTCGGCGCAACACTCTACGACCGCCTGCCCACAGAGCAGCGATACCGGCGACTACGGCGGCCAGAGCGGGCACCAGTTCCTTGGTGATGAGGTCAGACAGGGAAACTCACCCCATCCAGGCCGACCCAGGTCGGGTTGTAGTCGGTCCACAGCACGAGTTGGCCAGCAGTGGAGGAGCTGGCCGAGCTGATCTCCAGCCGGGAGGTCATGCCGCGTGTGGCAGGGGTGGAACCGTGCCGGGAGGTGGTGGTCACCGCAGCGGACAGCAGCCCGGAGGGGCGAGCAGCGGCAGGAAGCCGAGCCACCCAGGCACGGTGTGGGATTGCGTTGCCGTTGGTGCGCCCGATACGTCCACGCAGCCGCACCACCCCTGGGCTGTCCCATCTCCAAGCCGGGGACTGCCCATGGCTGGGGTGGGAGTATCCCGACCGCAGTGCGAGGGCCTGCCAGGCGGTGGGATACCGGGTCTCGGAAACGGTCAGCCAGCTCCCGGCCCATACAGCGACTCGACCAGTGTCGGTTTCGTATACGAGCATCCCCTCGTGCGGGTGCTGCGGTCTGCCTCGGGAGGTGCAGGGGACCGCGCCTGTAGGGGCGGTGAACTGCCGGACGGTGGTGTCCACGTCGGAGGAGGCCACGACCGCAGAGTGCCCAGCGATGCTGCACACGGCCAGGGGCAGATCCCAGGTACCGCTGGGGTCGCGAACGGGCGAGGGAACGGCTCCCCCGGGGGTCCCTTCGATAATGTGCGGGAAGCAGCGACCCTCTGTGGTGTCGGCGCGGACGACCACGAGGTCACGACGCGTCTGAGAACCTGTATTCGGTGTTACCGGCAGGTTGAGGGAGGTGTCGGTGCGGTAGAACCAGCCTCCGACCAGCGCGTAGCCCGCTGAAAGGCTGATCTGTGACGTTCCCGTGCCAGTGATGGTGAGACGGTTCGCTGCGTCGGGGCCGTCAGGGACGACGCCATCGACCCCCCACCGCCGGTGTAGCTGAGCCAGCCCGATGTCCGAGGCGAGAGGTCGATCAACGAAGACGCCAGAGTCCTCGGCCACAGGTCACCTCCTTGTCTTGAGTTGGTCCACGTCGCGGCGCAGCGCAGCGACACGCCTATAGATCTGGGGCTGGTCGGGAGGTTCACCGATCGAAGGCACGATGAGTTCGCCTCCATCCGGGGTTCGGCTGTAGCGAACTTCGCGGATGGTGTCGGTGACGTCCCCGAGGTCGAGTTCCGCGGTCACGATGTCGCCGAGTGCGTAGTCGGCACCGAACCTCAGGCCGTCCACCTCCAAGGGCTCGAACGTGACGGAGGCGGTCGCGGCGCCATCATCGAGACGTTCCGTCGCACGCTGCTCGGATGCCGCGTCGGGGTTGACCCACTCCTCGTCGCCGTCGCCG
This DNA window, taken from Nocardiopsis exhalans, encodes the following:
- a CDS encoding peptidoglycan recognition protein family protein, whose protein sequence is MPRKRLYLILRPRSYFGWGPSGASGASPTRGLVIHYNGPATRLRKHADCIAYWKRVRRDHMNSNGWADLGYSWGACRHGEVFTGRGLGRYQAAQGTTSGNSQWYSVTLMLGGDEQPTDGHIQAVRDLRTYLMARGVGSAIRGHRDFVSTSCPGDILYELVADGTFGAKGNGSPSAGGGGGMTSVRSVRSQQTAVNSLGHNPKLDVDGLWGPLTEGGVRWLQRKVGVTADGLWGPATEKAYRAAGGNAPSTPTVKVPPFPLPRGSYFGPKEGPNQSVSGFYSHRSDLRRWQKQMLVRGWSIDADGLYGPQTARVARQFQAEKGLSVDSLIGPATWVAAWTAPIT